In one Trichlorobacter lovleyi SZ genomic region, the following are encoded:
- a CDS encoding sigma-54 interaction domain-containing protein, producing MKVKHEEFFREVTLRFCSSLDINIAIQRCFLYLRGVLPVDEIFLDILDLQLGAIRRIADVTVDVSPKPAEIIPLPEEVWFWAQSVHEPVIVDSTNKDPIVRKIAALTKNEGKSDLSLPLHIEGKKVGVLILRANGDRVYRKEHADLIRLVAEPIAIALSNALAHEELLHLRDVLLDDNRFLQRELSPGSDGGDIVGEQSGLRNVMEQVRQVAPLNNTVLLLGETGVGKEVIANAIHYGSTRSSGPFVKVNCGAIADTLIDSELFGHEKGAFTGAVAEKRGRFERANGGTLFLDEIGELPLQAQVKLLRVLQNRELERVGGAKPIPINIRIIAATNRNLEQMITEGHFREDLWFRINVFPIFIPPLRQRREDIPALARHLVQVKSRELGLTEVPAIALGALERLMICDWPGNVRELQNIVERELIRHRGGSLSFESLLPPLSPQKEPPSSNVNQELEKPESLDEAMAHHIRKVITFTKGKINGTGGAAELLRINPSTLRSRMAKLGVNRKEGGNP from the coding sequence ATGAAAGTTAAACATGAAGAATTCTTTCGCGAAGTAACGCTAAGGTTTTGCAGCAGCCTGGATATCAATATCGCGATTCAACGCTGCTTCTTATACCTACGAGGAGTTCTGCCGGTCGATGAGATCTTTCTCGATATCCTCGACTTGCAATTGGGAGCCATACGACGCATTGCTGATGTGACCGTCGATGTTTCCCCCAAGCCGGCAGAGATCATACCGCTTCCTGAGGAGGTCTGGTTTTGGGCTCAAAGTGTCCACGAACCGGTAATCGTAGACTCCACAAACAAAGATCCCATAGTGAGAAAAATTGCCGCACTCACCAAAAACGAAGGGAAATCAGATTTATCACTGCCATTGCACATCGAGGGCAAAAAGGTTGGGGTTCTCATTCTAAGGGCTAATGGTGACAGAGTTTACCGTAAGGAACATGCGGACCTGATTCGCCTGGTTGCTGAACCGATAGCCATCGCCTTATCAAACGCCCTTGCTCACGAGGAGTTGCTGCACTTGCGAGATGTACTTCTTGATGACAATCGTTTCCTGCAAAGGGAACTCTCTCCCGGTTCTGATGGCGGCGACATCGTGGGAGAGCAGAGCGGCCTGCGTAACGTGATGGAACAGGTCCGGCAAGTGGCTCCACTCAACAATACCGTTCTGCTGCTTGGAGAGACCGGCGTCGGCAAAGAAGTCATTGCAAACGCCATCCACTATGGATCGACGCGTAGTAGCGGTCCCTTTGTCAAGGTCAATTGCGGAGCCATCGCAGATACACTAATCGACAGCGAGCTTTTCGGGCACGAAAAGGGGGCCTTTACCGGGGCAGTTGCGGAAAAACGAGGGCGTTTTGAGCGTGCTAACGGCGGGACACTTTTTTTGGACGAGATTGGGGAACTCCCGCTCCAGGCTCAGGTAAAACTGTTGCGGGTGCTACAGAACCGCGAGCTTGAACGAGTGGGAGGGGCCAAACCTATTCCGATCAACATCAGGATCATCGCTGCAACCAACAGGAATCTTGAACAAATGATCACGGAAGGTCATTTTCGAGAAGATCTTTGGTTTCGAATAAATGTCTTCCCTATTTTTATCCCCCCACTAAGGCAGCGCCGTGAGGATATCCCGGCACTGGCTAGGCACTTGGTGCAGGTAAAGAGCAGGGAACTTGGACTGACGGAGGTGCCAGCCATTGCATTGGGCGCTTTGGAGCGCCTCATGATCTGCGACTGGCCTGGAAACGTGCGGGAACTGCAAAATATTGTGGAACGTGAACTAATCCGCCACAGAGGAGGTTCTCTTAGCTTTGAATCGCTGTTGCCCCCCTTATCTCCCCAGAAAGAGCCACCTTCATCAAATGTGAATCAGGAACTCGAAAAACCTGAAAGCCTCGACGAGGCCATGGCCCATCACATCAGAAAAGTCATTACATTCACAAAGGGAAAGATTAACGGAACCGGTGGCGCGGCAGAGTTGCTTCGTATCAATCCAAGCACATTAAGGAGCCGGATGGCAAAGCTCGGGGTGAATCGAAAAGAAGGTGGAAACCCGTAA
- a CDS encoding FMN-dependent NADH-azoreductase — protein MANILYITCNLKPREQSRSLTIGNEFLKRYSERHPEDRIDFLDLYRDPIQRIDTDVLNGWGKLRTGASFDLLSEDEVRKIGRIGALADQFVATDKYVFVTPMWNLGFPAELKMYIDTVCVVGKTFTYTESGAVGLLRGMGKKCLHIHSCGGFHCGSADDHSVPYLKSVMNFMGIEDFRSVVVEGMDALPHRAEEFMDKALAESREAAALF, from the coding sequence ATGGCCAACATTCTTTACATTACCTGTAACCTGAAACCTCGCGAACAATCGCGTAGTCTCACCATCGGTAATGAATTCCTGAAAAGGTACTCGGAACGTCATCCGGAAGACAGGATAGACTTTCTGGACCTCTACCGCGACCCAATCCAGCGCATTGATACCGATGTGCTCAACGGCTGGGGAAAGCTGCGCACCGGTGCTTCCTTTGATTTGTTATCAGAGGACGAAGTGCGCAAAATCGGCAGGATTGGAGCACTTGCAGACCAGTTCGTGGCCACAGACAAGTACGTTTTTGTAACGCCAATGTGGAACCTGGGATTCCCGGCGGAGCTGAAGATGTATATCGATACGGTTTGCGTGGTTGGGAAGACCTTTACCTACACAGAGAGCGGAGCGGTAGGACTTTTGCGTGGCATGGGCAAGAAGTGCCTCCATATCCATTCCTGCGGCGGATTTCACTGCGGCTCCGCCGATGACCACTCGGTACCCTATCTGAAGTCGGTGATGAACTTCATGGGGATTGAAGATTTCAGGTCGGTTGTGGTGGAAGGGATGGACGCGCTGCCGCATAGAGCAGAAGAATTCATGGACAAGGCGCTGGCAGAAAGCCGGGAAGCAGCCGCCCTGTTTTGA